CCGTCGACGCGGCACCGCTGCTCACCGCCCTGCGCGGCGACGAGACCCCCGCGTCCGAGAACTAGGGCGTCAGCCGGCTGTGCCTACCGCTTCCAGAGCCGCCTGGAGGCGAGCTCCGCACCCTCGGCCATCGTCTGCAGCTTGGCCCAGCCGAGCTGCGGGTGGATGCGGCTGCCGAAGCCGCAGTCCGCGCCGGCGATGACGTTCTCCTTGCCGACGCGGTCGGCGAACCTCGTGATCCGCTCGGCGACCAGCTCGGGGTGTTCGATCGCGTTGGTCGCGTGCGTGACGACGCCTGGCACGAGGATCTTGCCGTCGGGGAGTTTCACGTCCTCCCACAGGTGGTACTCGTGCTCGTGCCGGGAGTTCGCCGCCTCGATGACGTACGCGCCGGCGCGCACCTGCAGCACGATGTCGACGATGTCGGCCAGCGGGATGTCGTGCTTGTGCGGACCGTGCCAGCTGCCCCAGCAGATGTGGTACCTGATCCGGTCCTCGGGCAGCCCGTCGAGCGCGTGGTTGAGCACGTCGATGCTCTCCTGCGCGTAGCGGCGGTACTCGGCGAGCTCCAGGTCGGGCCGCCGGTCCCACTGCGCCGGGACCCAGGCGTCGTCGACCTGCAGGAGGAAGCCGGCGTCGATGATCGCCTTGTACTCCTCCCGGATGGCGTCGGCGAGCGCGCGCATCATGTCGTCCCTGCTGGCGTAGTGCTCGTTCGCGAGGCCGACCTCGATGCTGGCCGGCGCGACGACCGGCAGGAACGCCTCGGTCACGTCCGTGCCGTCGATCGCGGCCCGCAGGTTCTCGATGTCGCGGCGCACTGCCTCCGGCTTGTACGTGATCGGGCCGGTGACGACGGGCTGGGTCGTGATGGGGCGAAGAAGTACGCGTCCTCCACGAAGCCGAAGAGGGTCTGGCTCTTCTCCGCCCAGGCGTAGAACTCGTCGAACTCGTCGCGGTCGCGACCCTTGAGGTACACCTCCTCGGCCTCCGACCAGTCGCGGCTGCCGATGCCGTCGAGCCGGTCGCGGACGTACCACATCCACAACGTCTTGCCGAACTCCCCGTCGTCGACGATGTCGACGCCGAGCTCCCGCTGACGGCGTACGACGTCGGCGACCGCGGACCTCAGGAGCGCATGTGCCTCGGGCGAATCCTCACCCTTGTGCACCATCGCCTCGGACAGGTCGGCCGGACGCTGCAACGCGCCGACGTGAGTGGTCAGGATCCGGTCGATGCTGCGTTGCATGACGTCTCCTCGCGCCTGCGGCTGCGCGGGGGAGGCCTGCACCCGCCTGGGACTTTGGGGCAACCGCAGCTTGACGGTAGCGAGCGGACCGTGTGCCCGCAAGAGTCGTCAATCCCGCAGCACGTCGCTGTCGACGGCCTGCTGCACGCGTGCGCGTGGCGGATACGCCGCCCACGGTGCCAGCCTCACCGCACGAGTGACACCGATCTTCCGCCCCACGGAACGGCGGGTGGCCGACACCGGCCAGGCGCACGATTTCGAGACGCCGGCCGGTAAACCTCACGCTGCTTTCGCTCGTCCACGCGCGCGCATAACCATCGAATTTGCACCCTCATTGAAATTCGTCGAGATATCGGTAAACCCCGACAGGTCTGGCACGCGTCATCCCCCTCGTACACACGAACACGATCGAGCAAGGGGGCAGGAGATGTCATTCATGCGTCGTCTGGGTATGGGGATCGCCGCCACGGGAGTCGCACTGCTCACCGCAGGCGTCGGAGCCGGCGTGGCGCACGCGGACGGACCCGACACCACGAAGCGGACCGTGACCACCATCGAGGGCGCTCCATGGGTCACCCTCGACGAGGGCGACCGCAACTACCGCGTCGCCGCCGTCCGGTGCTTCCTCGACCAACTCGGCTACTTCGAGGGCTGCGACCCGACCGCCGACCTCGGTGACCTCTACACCCCTGAGCTCACCGCCGCGGTGGAGCAGTACCAGGTGGATCGCGACCTGCCGATCAGCGATCGCGTCGACACCGAGACGTGGGCCACGCTGCGCACGGACGTCGGCGTCGTCGAGCGCGGGGACTCCCGCACGGACACCGTCAAGGGCCTGCAGTACGCCCTGACGGTCCTGGACGAGCCCGTCGACGTGGACGGGCTGTACGGCTCCAAGACCGAGCACGCGGTCGAGGCGTTCCAGGAGCGCAAGGAGATCGGCGTCGACGGCGACGTCGGACCCCTCACCTTCCGCGCGATGTTCGCCAAGGGCGCCCAACAGGGCTGACGCCCCGCCCGCAGCCGCCTCGTGTCGGTCCCTCAGGGACTCGGGTACGGGGCGGCTCCGCGCGTTCCATAAGCGCCCGCATTGCGACCCTATTGGTGTCGATAATCCTCGGTCAGGCCGTACACGCGGCGCGCGTTGTCTCCACCGATCATCGTCAGTACGCGCACCGCGTCGGCCTCGGACCACTCGCCGGCGTCGACGAAGCCGCGCAGGACGTTCGCCATGCCGCGCCGCCAGAGCAGGGCGCCGAGGTGGTGCAGCTCGGCAGGTCCCCAGGCGTCCGACGAGAAGAGCACCTTGCCGAACGGCGCCAGCTCGAGCGACTCGGCGATCACGGCGGACGCGCGGGCGCCGGTGTAGGGCACGCCGAGCCCGATGTCGAACCAGACGTGGGGGAACACCGCGGCGAGGTAGCCCGCGTGGCGGTGGAACGGGTAGTTGTGCAGCAGCAGGATCGGCACGCCGCGTTCTGCGGTGAGGTGCAGGAAGCGGGTGAGGTGCAGCGGGTCGCAGCGGTGCAGTTCGAGGTCGGGGTCGCCGAAGCCGGCGTGGAACTGCACCGGCAGGCCCCGGTCGACGCCGGCCCAGACGAGCGCGCGGAGGAGTACGGGATCGGTCACCCGCGGAGCGCCCTCGCCGCCGTCGAGTGAACGCAGCCAGCCGCCCGCGGCCGCGACGACCTCGGCGTCGGTCGGCGGCTCGGGGTCGAAGTCGAGGCCGTACCGATACGCGACCACCGACTTCGTACCGACCGTGGCCGCGGTGCGTTCGGCGAGCGTCTCCCTCAGCCGCCGCGGGAACTCCGCCGCGCCGACCCCGGCGGCGGCGAGCTCCTCGGCGAGCGGCTCCAGCCGGACGATCTCGTCGGCGCGACGACCCGAGGCGGCGCGCATGCCCTCGACGTCGAGGACCGCGCCGGCTCCGATCCCGGTGTCGACGAGGAAACGGTCGACGCCACTCGCCCCGAGCAGCCGGCGGTTGACCTCGGCGGCGCCGAGCGCGTGCCGGCGGTCGAGGTAGTCGTCCGCACTCGCGTGCGGTTCCAGGTCGAG
The window above is part of the Streptosporangiales bacterium genome. Proteins encoded here:
- a CDS encoding amidohydrolase family protein; this translates as MPSDRTIEETAEALPLVDHHVHGAFTADLTRPEFELAITESDRLGPPGCTSFDSPVGFAVRRWCAPLLDLEPHASADDYLDRRHALGAAEVNRRLLGASGVDRFLVDTGIGAGAVLDVEGMRAASGRRADEIVRLEPLAEELAAAGVGAAEFPRRLRETLAERTAATVGTKSVVAYRYGLDFDPEPPTDAEVVAAAGGWLRSLDGGEGAPRVTDPVLLRALVWAGVDRGLPVQFHAGFGDPDLELHRCDPLHLTRFLHLTAERGVPILLLHNYPFHRHAGYLAAVFPHVWFDIGLGVPYTGARASAVIAESLELAPFGKVLFSSDAWGPAELHHLGALLWRRGMANVLRGFVDAGEWSEADAVRVLTMIGGDNARRVYGLTEDYRHQ